The sequence AAATATTCCGATGAAAAATCTCAATGTCTCGAGACATCTTGGCGGTTTTACCTTTACAAAAGATAGAATTTCGAAACCAATCACAGATCGTCTCTCTGTATCCTTTAAAGTCATTAAAGGTTTATTTGATAAATTTCAGCAGAAATCAGAACTTTTCAGATTAACCGGATGTTTTCATAGTGCAGCACTCGCAGATACAGAAAAAATTCTCGCATTTGCTGAAGATATTGGCAGACATAATGCTGTTGATAAAGTAATTGGAAGCATTCTTCTTCAAGATATTCCTTTTTTTGAGAAAATTATGCTTGTAAGTTGCAGATTATCTTCAGAAATTGTATTAAAATGCAGCCACCTTAATATTTCAATACTTGCGAGCAGAGCAGCTCCTACGGATCTTGCTATTAAAATTGCTGAAGAATCTCGGATCACTCTTATTGGTTTCATGAGGGACAATCGGTTTAATATTTACACGCACAACCACAGAGTAATTCTATGAAACATCTGAATTTACTCCTTCTTGCTATTTAATCCCATATTTTTGTAAACGATGGCGGAATGATCTGAAGGAGAGAT is a genomic window of Nitrospirota bacterium containing:
- the fdhD gene encoding formate dehydrogenase accessory sulfurtransferase FdhD — encoded protein: MDHYIPYIKRKIILKAGESSERKEDYIAVEKKLNITLNEKCIISLFCTPSQIKELITGLLFTGGISDGEISPDILNISYGDEINVDIAAKNIPMKNLNVSRHLGGFTFTKDRISKPITDRLSVSFKVIKGLFDKFQQKSELFRLTGCFHSAALADTEKILAFAEDIGRHNAVDKVIGSILLQDIPFFEKIMLVSCRLSSEIVLKCSHLNISILASRAAPTDLAIKIAEESRITLIGFMRDNRFNIYTHNHRVIL